In bacterium, a genomic segment contains:
- a CDS encoding sugar phosphate isomerase/epimerase, whose protein sequence is MACRTAAAKTIPVGLQLYSVRSECEKNLPATLAAVAKMGYEGVEFAGYYGYSAKDLRKLLDDNGLTCCGTHTQLDTLLGDAFKKTVEYNQTIGNKYLIVPWLAEERRRTVQDWIGLAGLFNELADQAKPHGMLVGYHNHTFEFQPLEGQLPWDVFAQHTHPEVILQFDSGNAGVGGAETVPFLKKYPGRSITIHLKEFSQSNKKALLGEGDVPWHEVFHVCETIGGTEWYIIEEEKDVYPPLQCVEMCLNHFKKLQRER, encoded by the coding sequence ATGGCGTGCCGGACTGCTGCGGCCAAAACCATCCCAGTGGGATTGCAGCTCTACTCCGTGCGCAGCGAGTGCGAGAAGAACCTTCCGGCTACTTTGGCCGCGGTCGCCAAGATGGGATATGAGGGAGTGGAGTTCGCCGGCTATTACGGCTACAGCGCCAAGGATCTGCGCAAGCTGTTGGATGACAACGGCCTGACCTGCTGCGGCACCCATACGCAGCTGGATACGCTGCTGGGCGACGCGTTTAAAAAAACTGTCGAGTACAATCAAACCATCGGCAACAAATATCTGATCGTCCCATGGTTAGCAGAGGAGAGACGACGGACGGTGCAGGATTGGATCGGCCTGGCCGGCCTGTTCAACGAACTGGCGGATCAAGCCAAACCGCACGGCATGCTGGTGGGATATCACAATCATACCTTTGAATTTCAGCCCCTGGAAGGCCAACTGCCCTGGGATGTCTTTGCCCAGCACACGCACCCTGAGGTCATTTTGCAATTTGACAGCGGCAATGCCGGCGTAGGCGGGGCTGAGACCGTGCCGTTTCTAAAAAAATATCCAGGCCGGTCGATCACCATTCATTTGAAAGAATTCAGCCAAAGCAACAAAAAGGCCCTCCTCGGGGAAGGCGACGTTCCCTGGCATGAGGTGTTTCACGTCTGCGAGACCATCGGCGGCACGGAATGGTATATCATCGAGGAGGAAAAAGACGTGTATCCGCCGCTGCAATGCGTCGAAATGTGTTTGAATCATTTTAAAAAATTGCAGCGCGAACGATGA